In the Sphingomonas sp. LM7 genome, one interval contains:
- a CDS encoding DUF1800 family protein, producing the protein MFTPRVSVALSVAFLSVLSACGGDSGGGGGSGSTGGGLVTVTPTPTPTPTFTEGDAARLAKQASFGPTPALIAKIKEMGVNAWLDEQFAATGSTYVDLAGEVRRDYCASTDTVCTRMRFSRTPVAMRFYADAVMAPDQLRQRVAFALGQMIVASEAEVNSTAGIAALNQIFLENAFGNFRDVLARATMLGYMGDYLDMADSNKSAPSENYARELLQLFSMGPDQLNMDGTPKLDAGGARQPNYTSDDIRGVARALTGWTYARVGGAAITDGNARDYSRPMIAVATRYDTTAKAFLGTNVPAGAAQDASVAAVVDAAFNNASTAPFVSKFLITHLVTPNPTPAYVGRVSAVFANNGSGVRGDLKAVVRAILTDAEARNAPTASAGKVKEPILLMAGLARVIGFTTDGYVFVNRDSSMGQPVMRAPSVFNFYPTDYPLPGSTTLKSPASKLLNTSNVLRWHNFVYDWTVGGDATRAEYAVSSGLPNSSLTQPLWSDWEAFGTDLDGMVARINLLMFANALSQPQKDALKASATAITHADPVVQARKRAQMMLYVAASSPIFLVDR; encoded by the coding sequence GTGTTCACACCACGCGTATCGGTTGCGCTCAGCGTAGCTTTTCTCTCTGTGCTCTCGGCTTGCGGCGGCGATAGCGGCGGTGGCGGCGGCAGCGGCTCGACCGGCGGCGGGCTGGTGACCGTCACGCCCACCCCCACACCCACGCCGACCTTCACCGAAGGCGATGCCGCGCGCCTCGCCAAGCAGGCGAGCTTCGGCCCGACCCCGGCGCTGATCGCCAAGATCAAGGAGATGGGCGTCAACGCCTGGCTCGACGAGCAGTTCGCCGCGACCGGCAGCACCTATGTCGATCTCGCAGGCGAAGTGCGCCGCGACTATTGCGCGAGCACCGACACGGTCTGCACGCGGATGCGCTTCTCGCGTACTCCGGTCGCGATGCGGTTCTATGCCGATGCGGTGATGGCACCCGATCAGCTCCGCCAGCGCGTCGCCTTCGCGCTGGGTCAGATGATCGTCGCTTCGGAGGCCGAAGTGAATTCGACCGCCGGCATCGCCGCGCTCAACCAGATCTTCCTCGAAAACGCCTTCGGCAATTTTCGCGACGTGCTCGCCCGGGCGACGATGCTCGGCTACATGGGCGACTATCTCGACATGGCCGACAGCAACAAGTCGGCGCCGTCGGAAAATTATGCCCGCGAGCTGCTCCAGCTCTTCTCGATGGGCCCCGACCAGCTCAACATGGACGGCACGCCCAAGCTCGACGCCGGCGGCGCACGCCAGCCCAATTACACCTCCGACGACATTCGCGGGGTCGCCCGTGCGCTCACCGGCTGGACCTATGCCCGGGTCGGCGGCGCGGCGATCACCGACGGCAATGCCCGCGACTATTCGCGGCCGATGATCGCGGTCGCTACTCGCTACGATACGACTGCCAAGGCGTTCCTTGGCACCAATGTGCCCGCGGGGGCTGCGCAGGATGCCAGCGTTGCCGCCGTGGTCGATGCAGCCTTCAACAATGCCTCGACCGCGCCGTTCGTGTCGAAGTTCCTGATCACCCATCTCGTCACGCCGAACCCCACGCCGGCCTATGTCGGCCGCGTATCGGCGGTGTTCGCCAATAACGGCAGCGGCGTGCGCGGCGATCTCAAGGCCGTGGTCCGCGCGATCCTGACTGACGCCGAGGCCCGCAATGCACCCACGGCGAGCGCCGGCAAGGTCAAGGAGCCGATCCTGCTGATGGCCGGCCTCGCGCGGGTGATCGGTTTCACCACCGACGGCTATGTCTTCGTCAATCGCGATTCGAGCATGGGCCAGCCGGTGATGCGCGCGCCTTCGGTGTTCAACTTCTATCCGACCGACTATCCGCTGCCCGGCAGCACCACGCTCAAGAGCCCGGCATCGAAGCTGCTCAACACCTCGAACGTGCTGCGCTGGCACAACTTCGTCTATGACTGGACCGTGGGCGGCGACGCTACCCGCGCCGAATATGCAGTGAGCTCAGGCCTGCCCAATTCCTCGCTCACCCAGCCGCTGTGGAGCGATTGGGAGGCGTTCGGCACCGATCTCGACGGCATGGTCGCGCGCATCAATCTGCTGATGTTCGCCAACGCGCTGAGCCAGCCGCAAAAGGATGCGCTCAAGGCGTCGGCCACGGCGATCACCCATGCCGATCCGGTCGTCCAGGCCCGCAAGCGCGCCCAGATGATGCTCTATGTCGCGGCTTCGAGCCCGATCTTCCTTGTCGACCGCTAA
- a CDS encoding DUF1501 domain-containing protein, which translates to MTLSRRNFVRLVAGTGAMAAMGQLGRTSAMAAPNGNYRAMVGVFLFGGNDSWNMVIPTDARHATYLASRGSVGIKAAALTPLTNANYALHPSMAALRPIWDEGSLALVLNAGTLFAPLTKSTYQSRADLRPTNLMSHSDEQAHWQGLRARDVSIDGFMGRMADRMVATGTPSTISLAGSNLATIGRTSSALVLPSTGTLGRSGFSTGGNAANQAKNAAIDALANGGGYGAMTEATARDIVGSYGQAVTANTIISATSSIDGYFVNPDTGAALTSDVARQLMRVARMIAARSTLGHDRQTFLVSQGGYDNHSGQVGGGNNDTGTHANLLRDLAMALAGFHRAMQSIGMGENVTAFTMSDFGRTFKGNAQNGTDHAWGGNHLVVGGNVTPGGIFGAYPDPVIGGVNDVSNEGRFVPAVAQEEYIGAIARWHGVSDADMPYVFPNWSTWSTGGRGPLGLFRA; encoded by the coding sequence ATGACCTTGTCCCGCCGCAATTTCGTTCGCCTCGTTGCCGGCACCGGTGCGATGGCCGCCATGGGCCAGCTCGGCCGCACCAGCGCGATGGCCGCGCCCAACGGCAATTACCGCGCCATGGTCGGGGTGTTCCTGTTCGGCGGGAACGACAGCTGGAACATGGTGATCCCCACCGACGCCCGGCATGCGACCTATCTCGCCTCGCGCGGCTCGGTCGGCATCAAGGCGGCGGCGCTGACGCCGCTGACCAATGCCAATTATGCGCTGCACCCGTCGATGGCGGCGCTGCGGCCGATCTGGGACGAGGGCAGCCTGGCGCTGGTGCTCAACGCCGGCACGCTGTTCGCGCCGCTCACCAAATCGACCTATCAATCGCGCGCCGATCTGCGTCCGACCAACCTGATGAGCCACTCCGACGAGCAGGCGCATTGGCAGGGGCTGCGCGCACGCGATGTCAGCATCGATGGCTTCATGGGCCGCATGGCCGATCGCATGGTCGCCACCGGCACGCCTTCGACGATCTCGCTGGCCGGCTCGAATCTCGCCACGATCGGCCGGACCAGCTCGGCGCTGGTCCTCCCATCGACAGGCACGCTCGGCCGCAGCGGCTTCAGCACCGGCGGCAATGCCGCGAATCAAGCCAAGAACGCCGCGATCGACGCGCTCGCCAACGGCGGCGGCTATGGCGCGATGACGGAAGCGACGGCCCGTGACATCGTCGGCTCCTATGGCCAGGCGGTGACTGCCAACACGATCATCAGCGCGACCAGTTCGATTGATGGCTATTTCGTCAATCCGGACACCGGCGCGGCGCTGACCAGCGACGTCGCCCGCCAGCTGATGCGCGTCGCCCGCATGATCGCCGCGCGCTCGACGCTCGGCCATGACCGCCAGACCTTCCTGGTCAGCCAGGGCGGCTATGACAATCATTCGGGCCAGGTCGGCGGCGGAAACAACGATACCGGCACCCATGCCAATCTGCTTCGCGACCTCGCCATGGCGCTCGCCGGCTTCCACCGCGCAATGCAGTCGATCGGCATGGGCGAGAACGTCACGGCCTTCACGATGAGCGACTTCGGCCGCACGTTCAAAGGCAATGCCCAGAACGGCACCGATCACGCCTGGGGCGGCAATCACCTCGTCGTCGGCGGCAACGTCACGCCGGGCGGCATCTTCGGCGCCTATCCCGATCCGGTGATCGGCGGCGTCAACGACGTCAGCAACGAAGGCCGCTTCGTGCCTGCGGTGGCGCAGGAGGAATATATCGGCGCAATCGCCCGCTGGCATGGCGTCAGCGATGCCGACATGCCCTATGTCTTCCCAAATTGGTCGACCTGGAGCACCGGCGGCCGCGGCCCGCTAGGGTTGTTCCGCGCTTAA
- a CDS encoding glyoxalase superfamily protein, with amino-acid sequence MELHYHEVAATETSAEGAPNFYRVTPFMHVPDLESAVHFFTDILGFECRFRQGIYAYVQREAAAFRLVENVGDEGAPPGNRRFCYYVDVNDVAAVEAELAPKATLLNDGDLYGPIDQIYGQRELMVVAPDGNLLVFGQDLTRT; translated from the coding sequence ATGGAACTGCATTATCACGAGGTGGCGGCGACCGAGACCTCGGCGGAGGGCGCGCCGAACTTCTATCGCGTCACGCCGTTCATGCATGTGCCGGACCTAGAATCGGCGGTGCATTTCTTCACCGACATCCTCGGCTTCGAATGCCGCTTCCGCCAGGGCATCTATGCCTATGTCCAGCGTGAGGCGGCGGCGTTCCGGCTGGTCGAGAATGTCGGCGACGAAGGCGCACCCCCGGGCAATCGCCGCTTCTGTTATTATGTCGATGTGAACGACGTTGCCGCAGTCGAGGCCGAGCTGGCGCCCAAGGCGACTTTGCTCAACGATGGCGACCTCTACGGCCCGATCGACCAGATCTATGGCCAGCGCGAGCTGATGGTGGTGGCGCCGGATGGCAACCTGCTGGTGTTCGGGCAGGATCTGACGCGCACATAG
- a CDS encoding metallophosphoesterase: MTRLFHVSDVHFGREDREAIDWFGAKVKEEQPDAVIMTGDLTMRARAKEFEAAGKWLESLGRPVTVEVGNHDLPYFNLWARFVTPYKRYIAIERMIEKPLDLKGVSVVPLKTTARFQFRTNWSKGYVSTRSLQESLALVEAVPKDDLIFIAAHHPLIEAGTMATSKTRRGRESLDALATAGVHAVLTGHVHDPFDIAHEVAGRTVRLIGAGTLSERVRSQPPSFNEIRIDGSSFETIARFKGEASVAL; encoded by the coding sequence ATGACCCGCCTGTTTCACGTCAGCGACGTCCATTTCGGGCGCGAGGATCGCGAAGCGATCGATTGGTTCGGCGCCAAGGTGAAGGAAGAGCAGCCCGACGCCGTCATCATGACCGGCGACCTGACGATGCGTGCGCGGGCCAAGGAGTTCGAGGCGGCGGGCAAATGGCTCGAGAGCCTTGGCCGGCCGGTGACGGTCGAAGTCGGCAACCATGATCTGCCCTATTTCAACCTGTGGGCGCGGTTCGTGACGCCCTACAAGCGCTACATCGCGATCGAGCGTATGATCGAGAAGCCGCTCGACCTGAAGGGCGTCAGCGTGGTGCCGCTCAAGACCACGGCGCGCTTCCAGTTCCGTACCAACTGGTCGAAGGGCTATGTCAGCACCCGATCGTTGCAGGAATCGCTCGCGCTGGTCGAGGCAGTGCCCAAGGACGACCTGATCTTCATCGCCGCGCACCACCCGCTGATCGAGGCGGGGACGATGGCGACATCGAAGACCCGGCGCGGCCGCGAATCCCTCGATGCGCTCGCGACCGCGGGAGTGCATGCGGTGCTGACCGGGCATGTCCATGACCCGTTCGACATCGCGCACGAAGTGGCGGGACGGACGGTGCGGCTGATCGGCGCGGGGACGCTGTCGGAACGTGTGCGCAGCCAGCCGCCATCGTTCAACGAGATCCGGATCGACGGAAGCAGCTTCGAGACGATCGCCCGGTTCAAGGGCGAGGCAAGCGTGGCGCTGTAA